One Sediminibacillus dalangtanensis genomic region harbors:
- a CDS encoding carbohydrate ABC transporter permease: protein MAKDQKNKTLWKWVANIGLGIICFIALFPIISLVVSSFMPSSVLMRNGITFNIDWEQLSFYNYQYIFTEAASYWSWYGNSLVISALTIVLSLFFSSMVGYALAMYEFKGRNFFFVLVLFILMVPFEILMLPLYQLMISTQLINTYLAVILPMVVAPVAVFFFRQYALGLPKALMDAARIDGSTEYGIFFKIMLPLMGPSLAAMAILQGLASWNNFLWPLLVLRSNDMFTLPIGLATLLTPYGNNYDVLIAGSVMTIIPIIILFIVFQRFFISGLTVGGVKG from the coding sequence ATGGCTAAGGACCAAAAAAATAAAACGTTATGGAAATGGGTTGCCAATATAGGTTTGGGTATCATTTGCTTTATCGCTTTATTTCCGATAATCAGTCTGGTGGTTTCGTCTTTTATGCCTTCTTCTGTGCTAATGCGAAATGGGATAACATTCAATATTGATTGGGAGCAACTAAGTTTCTATAACTATCAATATATTTTTACTGAGGCTGCCAGTTACTGGTCTTGGTACGGAAATAGTTTAGTCATATCGGCTCTTACGATCGTCCTTTCGTTGTTCTTTTCTTCCATGGTCGGTTACGCCTTGGCAATGTATGAATTCAAAGGAAGGAATTTCTTTTTCGTGCTGGTGTTATTCATCCTGATGGTTCCTTTCGAGATTTTGATGCTGCCGCTATATCAGTTAATGATCAGTACACAATTAATCAATACGTATTTAGCTGTTATTTTGCCTATGGTTGTGGCTCCAGTCGCTGTTTTCTTTTTTAGGCAGTATGCACTCGGGCTGCCGAAAGCATTGATGGATGCAGCGAGAATAGACGGATCGACCGAATACGGTATTTTCTTTAAAATCATGCTTCCGCTGATGGGACCGTCGCTAGCTGCCATGGCGATTTTACAAGGACTGGCCAGTTGGAATAACTTTTTGTGGCCGTTATTGGTCCTCCGTTCCAATGATATGTTTACCTTACCAATCGGGTTAGCCACATTGCTTACTCCTTATGGTAATAACTACGATGTCTTAATAGCGGGCTCTGTTATGACAATTATTCCGATTATCATCCTGTTCATTGTTTTTCAACGTTTCTTTATATCTGGCTTGACCGTCGGGGGCGTAAAAGGATGA
- a CDS encoding YesL family protein, with protein sequence MNAKTVVTTLDTILNWITKLALLNFLWILYTFKGLIIGGVFPATAAAMGIVRKWLRGERDLKTWQTFDQFFRIEFKNANVLGWILAAFGMLLYLNYQVIASSSDELFFVIPFAFYFVLFLYSLVVIWSFPLLIHYQTKVYQYIKNALIIGLTKLHISVSVAVLMFVLLYVSVDYPSIIPFFLFSLGALAWLWPTLPILMKLDAKLSGK encoded by the coding sequence GTGAACGCCAAAACAGTGGTGACGACATTAGATACAATCTTAAACTGGATAACGAAATTGGCTTTGCTTAATTTCCTTTGGATTTTGTATACGTTTAAAGGACTAATTATCGGTGGGGTTTTCCCAGCAACAGCAGCCGCAATGGGAATCGTTAGAAAATGGTTGAGAGGGGAAAGGGATTTGAAAACCTGGCAAACTTTCGATCAATTTTTCCGGATCGAGTTTAAAAATGCAAATGTTCTTGGATGGATTCTTGCTGCTTTTGGGATGCTTCTCTATCTAAACTACCAAGTGATCGCATCATCGTCTGATGAGTTGTTTTTTGTTATTCCTTTTGCCTTTTACTTTGTTTTATTTCTATACAGCTTAGTGGTCATTTGGTCGTTTCCATTACTGATTCACTACCAGACAAAAGTCTATCAATACATAAAAAATGCACTCATCATCGGTCTTACCAAACTGCACATTTCCGTGAGTGTTGCCGTATTAATGTTCGTCTTGCTATACGTTTCCGTTGATTATCCATCGATCATCCCTTTCTTTCTGTTTAGTTTGGGCGCTTTGGCCTGGCTATGGCCGACTCTGCCGATTCTGATGAAATTGGATGCCAAATTATCAGGCAAATAA
- a CDS encoding alpha-N-arabinofuranosidase: MSNSLVINADLKEGKINKNIYGHFAEHLGRCIYEGIWVGEESEIPNTNGIRNDVLQALKNLNIPVLRWPGGCFADEYHWKDGVGPREKRKRMVNTHWGGVVENNHFGTHEFMMLCDMLGAEPYICGNVGSGTVQEMAEWVEYMTFDGESPMADWRRQNGREEPWKLQFFGVGNENWGCGGNMRPQYYADLYRRYQTYARDYGDNKLFKIAGGANIDDYHWTEVLMREAAPFMDGLSLHYYTIPGDFWKGKGSAVDFTADEWDTTLRKALYMEELITKHGTIMDKYDPDKRIGLIIDEWGTWFDVEPGTNPGYLFQQNTIRDALVAGVTLNIFNNHQDRIQMANIAQTVNVLQAMVLTEGAQMILTPTYHVFDMYKKHQDAEKLSINLNSDSIATSDQQVYQQVSASASISEEGEVLVTLCNLDQEKQAPLHLTVRGMSFAKVNGRILTANEPNARNTFEQPDSIKPEEFTQFQQDEDMLHVDLPSKSIVSLTIK, encoded by the coding sequence ATGAGTAATAGCCTGGTTATCAATGCCGACTTAAAGGAAGGAAAAATAAACAAGAATATCTATGGGCACTTTGCTGAACATTTGGGGAGATGTATTTATGAAGGTATCTGGGTTGGAGAAGAGTCCGAAATCCCCAATACGAATGGCATCCGTAATGATGTACTGCAAGCATTGAAGAATTTAAACATCCCGGTGCTTCGCTGGCCTGGAGGCTGTTTTGCTGACGAGTATCATTGGAAAGATGGTGTCGGTCCGAGAGAGAAGCGGAAACGAATGGTCAATACTCACTGGGGCGGTGTGGTTGAAAACAACCATTTCGGTACCCATGAGTTTATGATGCTATGCGATATGCTTGGAGCGGAACCATATATTTGCGGAAATGTTGGCAGCGGCACAGTGCAGGAAATGGCGGAATGGGTGGAATACATGACGTTTGATGGGGAATCCCCTATGGCTGACTGGCGCAGACAGAACGGGCGGGAGGAACCGTGGAAGCTACAATTCTTTGGTGTCGGAAATGAGAACTGGGGCTGCGGTGGCAATATGCGTCCCCAGTATTATGCAGATCTGTATCGCCGCTATCAAACGTATGCCCGGGATTATGGAGATAACAAGCTATTTAAGATTGCCGGCGGCGCTAACATAGACGATTACCATTGGACAGAGGTATTAATGAGAGAAGCTGCACCATTTATGGATGGGCTTAGCCTGCATTATTACACCATTCCAGGCGACTTCTGGAAAGGAAAGGGTTCTGCTGTAGATTTTACGGCCGATGAGTGGGATACCACGTTAAGGAAGGCTTTGTATATGGAGGAGCTAATTACCAAACATGGCACAATCATGGACAAATACGATCCTGATAAACGGATCGGCCTGATTATCGATGAGTGGGGAACCTGGTTTGATGTGGAGCCTGGTACAAACCCAGGTTATCTGTTTCAGCAGAATACAATTCGGGACGCACTGGTAGCAGGTGTCACGTTAAACATTTTTAACAATCACCAGGATAGGATACAAATGGCCAATATAGCACAGACAGTAAATGTTTTACAGGCAATGGTGTTAACAGAAGGCGCACAGATGATCCTTACTCCGACTTATCATGTGTTTGACATGTATAAGAAACATCAAGATGCTGAAAAACTTTCTATCAACCTTAATTCAGACAGTATTGCAACTTCAGATCAACAGGTATACCAACAAGTAAGTGCTTCTGCTTCCATATCGGAAGAAGGGGAAGTACTTGTTACACTTTGTAATTTAGATCAGGAGAAACAAGCTCCCCTTCATCTTACGGTCCGCGGCATGTCGTTTGCAAAGGTAAACGGCAGAATTTTAACAGCAAATGAACCGAATGCCAGAAATACATTTGAACAACCGGATTCTATTAAACCAGAAGAGTTTACGCAGTTTCAGCAGGATGAGGATATGCTGCACGTGGATCTTCCTTCTAAATCTATCGTGTCATTGACGATCAAGTAG
- a CDS encoding sn-glycerol-1-phosphate dehydrogenase: MNISQNIYKLADQVSGTAIDLPDIQVSRYAIEQVPDYVKENTYKQTVLVADENTKYAAGEKLQNLLTETGVDAKLVLLRPNRHGQVIADEQTIVQLLLETPPKTELLIAVGSGTIHDIVRFVGFKMNIPFLSVPTAASVDGFTSKGAPLILRGEKRTIQTAFPIAVFADITVLKAAPRQLTAAGFGDIIGKYTSLLDWEISALVGGEPYNKLAADITRKSLVTCVENVEKIAAADEEGVRILTEALIESGLVMLLLDFSRPASGAEHHLSHYWEMDLLKSDKPQIYHGAKVGAATAIVTELYKRFASCYQPAGDPGKGTISDKIEKLYKNWSYIEKAIEALPDPSSIIQLLRKVGGPGVPGELGIPERLVEQSLNEAYQLRDRWTGLRLINMIKKEPLNYPLSEMCWPDEL, encoded by the coding sequence ATGAATATTTCACAAAACATATACAAGCTAGCTGACCAAGTCTCCGGAACAGCCATTGACTTGCCGGACATTCAGGTGTCCCGCTATGCGATAGAACAGGTTCCTGATTATGTTAAGGAAAATACGTATAAACAAACTGTACTTGTAGCCGATGAAAATACAAAGTACGCTGCAGGTGAAAAACTGCAAAATCTTTTGACTGAAACAGGGGTCGACGCGAAATTAGTCCTTCTTCGGCCGAATAGGCATGGCCAGGTGATAGCTGATGAACAAACGATTGTCCAGCTATTATTGGAAACACCACCAAAAACGGAATTATTGATTGCGGTTGGATCAGGAACAATTCATGATATTGTTAGGTTTGTCGGTTTCAAAATGAACATACCCTTTCTATCTGTCCCGACAGCTGCATCTGTCGACGGGTTCACATCCAAAGGAGCTCCATTGATTTTACGCGGAGAGAAAAGAACGATTCAAACGGCTTTCCCTATTGCGGTGTTTGCTGATATAACAGTGTTGAAAGCAGCGCCTCGACAACTGACCGCTGCGGGGTTTGGAGATATAATCGGAAAGTATACATCCTTGTTGGATTGGGAAATCTCCGCACTCGTCGGCGGCGAGCCATACAATAAACTGGCTGCAGATATCACCAGGAAATCTTTAGTAACTTGCGTTGAAAACGTAGAAAAAATAGCCGCTGCGGATGAAGAGGGAGTTCGGATATTGACAGAAGCTCTCATAGAGTCGGGATTGGTCATGCTCTTATTGGATTTTTCCCGTCCCGCCTCAGGGGCTGAACATCATCTGTCCCATTACTGGGAAATGGATTTGTTAAAATCGGATAAACCGCAAATCTATCATGGAGCGAAAGTGGGAGCAGCAACAGCAATTGTCACTGAATTATATAAACGATTTGCATCCTGCTATCAACCAGCCGGTGACCCTGGCAAGGGGACAATTAGTGACAAAATCGAAAAGCTATATAAAAATTGGAGTTACATTGAAAAAGCAATCGAAGCGTTGCCTGATCCTTCTTCTATAATACAACTGTTGCGAAAAGTGGGTGGTCCTGGCGTTCCAGGAGAATTAGGGATTCCGGAACGGCTTGTCGAGCAAAGCTTAAATGAGGCCTACCAATTGAGGGACCGTTGGACCGGCCTGCGCTTGATAAATATGATTAAAAAAGAACCGTTAAATTACCCCTTATCGGAAATGTGTTGGCCGGATGAGTTGTAA
- a CDS encoding DUF6171 family protein: MQIVDTTDEVKQLVAEQLKLETNLVSDSEYEDRLKICKDCPSLSSDITCMHCGCYIHFRTRLKDKSCPHPSGAKW; the protein is encoded by the coding sequence ATGCAGATAGTGGATACTACTGATGAAGTGAAACAACTTGTCGCTGAACAACTGAAATTAGAAACAAATTTAGTAAGTGACAGCGAATATGAAGACAGACTGAAAATTTGTAAGGACTGTCCGTCATTGTCAAGTGATATAACTTGTATGCACTGCGGATGTTATATACACTTTCGGACAAGATTAAAAGATAAAAGCTGTCCTCACCCTTCTGGCGCTAAATGGTAA
- a CDS encoding pyridoxal phosphate-dependent aminotransferase, with amino-acid sequence MKNFEQSDLLNRLPDQFFANLVAKVKGLVEEGHDVINLGQGNPDLPTPDAIVKELQAAAENPAYHKYSPFRGFSFLKQAAADFYKREYHVDLDPDSEVAVLFGAKTGLVELSQCLLNPGDLALLPDPGYPDYMSGIALANAETYLMPLLKSNAFLPDYQSINPEQWERAKLLFLNYPNNPTSAVADKSFFDETIAMANKHNVCVIHDFAYGALGFDGEKPQSFLQSEGAKEVGVEIYTLSKTYNMAGWRVAFAVGNRSVIESINLLQDHMYVSLFGGIQHAAAKALTGDQTAVSQLVQTYQNRRDRFIDRLNEIGWKVEKPKGTFFAWLPVPDGFTSESFADLLLEKAHVAVAPGNGFGENGAGYIRVGLLDKEERLEEAADRIAALGLFDK; translated from the coding sequence GTGAAAAATTTTGAGCAATCGGATTTATTGAATAGACTGCCTGATCAGTTTTTTGCCAATCTAGTGGCAAAAGTGAAAGGCTTGGTTGAAGAAGGACACGATGTAATTAATTTGGGGCAGGGAAACCCGGATTTGCCGACACCTGATGCCATTGTAAAAGAATTGCAGGCCGCGGCGGAAAATCCGGCTTATCATAAATATTCGCCATTTCGTGGCTTTTCGTTTTTAAAGCAGGCTGCAGCAGATTTTTATAAACGGGAATACCATGTAGACCTGGATCCGGATTCGGAGGTTGCTGTTTTATTCGGTGCAAAAACAGGGCTTGTAGAATTAAGTCAATGCCTGCTTAATCCAGGGGACCTCGCATTGCTCCCTGATCCCGGCTACCCGGATTACATGTCGGGTATCGCTTTGGCGAATGCTGAAACGTACTTGATGCCATTACTGAAAAGCAATGCATTTCTGCCAGACTATCAATCCATTAATCCGGAACAGTGGGAAAGAGCCAAACTGCTGTTTTTGAATTATCCTAATAACCCGACTTCTGCTGTAGCGGACAAGTCTTTTTTTGATGAAACGATTGCGATGGCAAATAAGCATAATGTGTGTGTCATCCACGATTTCGCTTACGGGGCACTGGGGTTTGACGGAGAGAAGCCGCAAAGCTTTCTCCAGTCTGAGGGTGCCAAGGAAGTCGGTGTGGAAATTTATACGCTTTCCAAAACCTATAACATGGCAGGTTGGAGAGTGGCTTTTGCAGTCGGAAACCGCTCGGTAATCGAAAGCATCAACCTGTTGCAGGACCATATGTATGTCAGCTTGTTCGGTGGAATTCAGCATGCCGCTGCCAAGGCGCTTACTGGAGACCAGACAGCAGTGTCTCAACTGGTGCAAACCTATCAAAATAGAAGAGATCGATTTATTGATCGATTAAATGAAATCGGTTGGAAGGTAGAAAAGCCGAAAGGAACTTTCTTCGCCTGGCTGCCGGTGCCAGATGGCTTCACCTCTGAATCTTTTGCCGATTTATTACTGGAAAAAGCCCATGTGGCGGTGGCACCGGGTAACGGATTCGGGGAGAATGGCGCAGGCTATATACGTGTTGGCTTGTTGGACAAGGAAGAACGCTTGGAGGAAGCAGCAGATAGGATAGCGGCATTGGGGCTATTTGATAAGTAG
- a CDS encoding MBL fold metallo-hydrolase has product MDPLTVKELANRVLHHEDIFILDIRRREDYQDWKIEGRNVESINIPLAEIKTAPAETKQQLPQDRPVYIVCYRGISAQTATGLLKREGMHNVTYLIGGITGWGEHLEPVKAGTLASGGSIYQFIRLGKGCLSYMIVIDNEAMVIDPSRFTEVYQAFADKHGWTIKHVADTHLHADHLSGGKNLAEAAGAMYWFPPEDDEGASFAYTPLEDGMPIALGDNQQAVTILASPGHTLGSTSFLVDEEYLLTGDTLFVQSIGRPDLAGKADEWAKYLHNTLYDRFPSLSQDLVVLPTHFSSSEELTNNGKVLSTLQALYTNNQRLNVSPQERFIELVTENLPPQPNSYQEIRQANLGLVQPEPQQQQVMEAGPNRCAVS; this is encoded by the coding sequence ATGGATCCATTGACTGTAAAAGAGCTTGCCAATCGTGTGTTACATCACGAGGATATTTTTATTTTGGATATCCGCAGGCGGGAAGATTACCAAGATTGGAAAATTGAAGGCAGGAACGTAGAAAGCATCAACATACCGCTGGCAGAAATAAAGACAGCTCCAGCTGAAACCAAGCAGCAGCTTCCCCAAGATCGTCCAGTCTACATCGTTTGCTACAGAGGCATATCCGCCCAGACAGCCACAGGTCTTCTGAAAAGAGAAGGCATGCATAACGTTACATACTTGATCGGCGGCATAACCGGCTGGGGAGAACATTTGGAACCGGTAAAGGCAGGAACTCTCGCAAGCGGAGGAAGTATTTATCAATTCATCCGGCTGGGAAAAGGCTGTCTGTCTTATATGATAGTCATCGATAATGAGGCCATGGTAATTGATCCGAGCCGATTTACGGAAGTTTATCAAGCCTTTGCAGACAAGCATGGGTGGACAATTAAGCATGTAGCCGACACCCATCTTCACGCAGATCATCTATCAGGAGGAAAGAATCTAGCGGAAGCTGCCGGGGCTATGTATTGGTTCCCGCCAGAAGATGATGAAGGGGCTTCGTTTGCTTATACTCCACTCGAAGATGGCATGCCCATTGCTTTGGGAGACAATCAGCAGGCTGTTACCATCTTAGCTTCCCCAGGTCATACATTGGGAAGTACAAGCTTCCTAGTGGATGAGGAGTATCTGCTGACGGGTGATACGCTATTTGTCCAATCGATCGGTCGACCGGATTTAGCAGGAAAAGCAGACGAGTGGGCGAAATATCTGCATAACACGTTGTATGATCGCTTCCCTTCTCTTTCTCAAGACTTGGTGGTACTGCCGACTCATTTCAGCAGCAGTGAGGAATTGACAAATAACGGCAAGGTCCTGAGTACATTACAAGCGTTATACACAAACAATCAGCGACTGAATGTTTCCCCGCAGGAACGGTTTATCGAATTGGTTACAGAAAACCTGCCGCCACAGCCAAACAGCTATCAGGAAATCAGGCAAGCTAATTTAGGTCTCGTCCAGCCTGAACCACAGCAGCAGCAGGTGATGGAAGCAGGCCCTAACCGCTGTGCGGTCAGCTGA
- a CDS encoding TatD family hydrolase, with product MEKNNLPGTASDGMKQVIDAHIHLDMYTNTQQRQLLQELDEYHIEGLVAVSNHLSSAKQTWQLAKVDKRIQPAFGYHPEQQLPTAEELYELVGFMEQHHTDMKAVGEVGLPYYMRKEDPTISIEPYKQLLETMIIHAGNWNKPVVLHAIYEDAPIVCELLEKHSIRQAHFHWFKGDKSTVRRIVGNGYMLSVTPDCLYESEIQRLIRQIPLTSLMVETDGPWPFEGPFHGLMTHPKMIHASVAKIAELKRLPVEAVYHQLVANTKDFYQL from the coding sequence GTGGAAAAAAACAATTTACCAGGAACTGCGAGTGATGGCATGAAGCAAGTGATCGATGCCCATATACACCTTGATATGTACACAAATACACAACAGCGACAGTTGTTGCAGGAGCTGGACGAGTATCATATAGAGGGGTTGGTTGCAGTATCAAACCATCTTTCTTCGGCTAAACAGACATGGCAGCTTGCCAAAGTCGATAAGCGTATCCAACCTGCTTTTGGGTACCACCCCGAACAGCAGCTTCCGACAGCTGAAGAACTATATGAATTGGTAGGCTTTATGGAACAGCATCACACTGACATGAAAGCAGTAGGGGAGGTCGGCTTGCCTTACTACATGCGCAAAGAGGATCCGACAATAAGCATCGAACCCTATAAGCAACTATTAGAAACAATGATCATCCATGCAGGAAACTGGAATAAACCAGTGGTCTTACACGCTATATATGAAGATGCCCCAATTGTCTGTGAACTATTGGAAAAGCATTCAATTCGCCAAGCTCATTTTCACTGGTTTAAAGGGGACAAAAGCACCGTCCGACGTATAGTCGGAAACGGATATATGCTTTCCGTTACGCCAGACTGTTTGTATGAATCGGAAATACAGCGGTTGATTCGGCAAATTCCCCTCACTTCATTGATGGTTGAAACAGATGGGCCCTGGCCATTTGAAGGACCGTTCCATGGATTGATGACGCACCCGAAGATGATCCACGCCAGTGTTGCCAAAATCGCTGAATTGAAGCGACTTCCAGTTGAAGCGGTCTACCATCAGCTAGTTGCTAACACAAAAGATTTTTATCAGCTATGA
- a CDS encoding ABC transporter ATP-binding protein, which produces MAELSLIDISKSFGGRQVLENVSLSVSDAEFVSIVGPSGSGKSTLFHLIGGLLEPDSGDIYLDGKRVNGKRGAISYMPQSPSLLPWRTVLENIMLGVEIIGEKNRSEAINMMAKAGLAGYEDAYPDYLSGGMKQRAAFIRSMLSPQPLMCLDEPFSALDEFTRLDMQQWLLSMWEEHRRSILFVTHNIEEALFLSDRVIVLSSGPARVKADFTIPFPRPRKESMVLSQDFLEWKKTIYQELRVMA; this is translated from the coding sequence ATGGCTGAATTATCACTTATCGATATTTCCAAATCATTCGGTGGCAGACAAGTATTGGAGAACGTTTCCTTGTCTGTTTCTGATGCCGAATTTGTCTCGATTGTCGGTCCTTCCGGAAGCGGTAAAAGCACTTTGTTTCATTTGATTGGCGGATTGCTGGAACCGGATAGCGGCGACATTTACTTGGATGGCAAGCGGGTGAATGGAAAAAGAGGAGCAATCAGTTACATGCCGCAGTCCCCTTCTTTGCTGCCCTGGCGCACTGTCTTGGAGAATATCATGCTCGGCGTAGAAATCATAGGGGAGAAAAATCGGAGCGAAGCGATCAATATGATGGCAAAAGCTGGGCTGGCAGGATACGAAGATGCTTATCCTGATTACCTGTCAGGCGGGATGAAGCAGCGTGCTGCCTTTATACGCAGCATGTTGAGCCCTCAGCCGCTAATGTGTCTGGATGAACCTTTTTCGGCATTGGATGAGTTTACCCGATTGGACATGCAGCAATGGCTGCTTTCTATGTGGGAGGAGCACCGACGCTCCATCCTGTTTGTCACCCATAATATTGAAGAAGCACTATTCCTTTCGGACCGGGTAATTGTCTTATCCAGTGGTCCAGCCCGGGTAAAGGCAGATTTCACGATTCCTTTTCCCCGCCCGCGCAAGGAATCCATGGTTTTATCCCAAGATTTCTTAGAGTGGAAAAAAACAATTTACCAGGAACTGCGAGTGATGGCATGA
- a CDS encoding ABC transporter permease: MKQLKTGWRPVIAILLLLVIWETAGRAAEIPSWLLPTPSQIWQEAVAGWGDYKLHLFSTIKLTLIGFLLGTSIGITASVCLHLLPKLRETVYPLMILSQNIPIIVLAPLLVIWFGFGILPKLIIITLVCFFPIAVATLDGFRQTSPELLHYLKMAGADKRQIFWKLEWPTALPSLFSGLKISATYSVMGAVISEWLGAQQGIGVYMTLASSSFRTDRVFVAIFFIMVLCLLFFVVIITIEKRVIRWKKKGAEQHG; this comes from the coding sequence ATGAAACAATTAAAGACAGGATGGCGCCCGGTTATAGCCATCCTGCTTTTATTGGTGATTTGGGAGACAGCAGGCAGAGCTGCGGAAATACCCTCCTGGCTGCTGCCGACACCGTCACAAATATGGCAGGAGGCAGTCGCAGGATGGGGGGATTACAAGCTGCATTTGTTCTCGACTATCAAGCTGACCCTGATCGGATTTCTCCTTGGTACCAGTATCGGGATTACAGCTTCTGTCTGTCTGCATTTGCTTCCTAAACTGAGAGAAACTGTTTATCCGTTGATGATTCTCTCGCAAAACATTCCAATCATCGTCCTTGCCCCGTTGTTGGTTATCTGGTTCGGATTCGGCATTCTTCCCAAGCTGATCATCATTACGTTGGTCTGCTTTTTTCCGATTGCCGTTGCTACATTGGATGGTTTCCGTCAAACAAGTCCGGAGCTGCTCCATTACTTAAAAATGGCCGGGGCAGACAAACGGCAAATATTTTGGAAACTGGAATGGCCTACCGCCCTTCCATCGTTGTTTTCCGGCCTTAAGATTTCCGCTACCTACAGCGTAATGGGAGCCGTGATATCCGAGTGGCTCGGTGCACAACAAGGAATCGGAGTGTACATGACCTTAGCATCTTCATCGTTCAGGACCGATAGGGTTTTTGTCGCGATCTTTTTTATCATGGTGTTGTGCCTTCTTTTTTTTGTCGTCATTATCACCATAGAAAAACGAGTCATCCGCTGGAAAAAGAAAGGGGCTGAACAGCATGGCTGA
- a CDS encoding thiamine-binding protein, with protein MSDSLVSIQIIPKTKNGEDVIPYVDEAIAVIEESGVRYQVNPLETTMEGDLTELFAVIEKMNKRMIELGSLNVISQVKILYQPDGASMDKLTEKYRK; from the coding sequence ATGAGTGATTCACTGGTAAGTATTCAAATTATCCCAAAAACCAAAAACGGCGAAGATGTCATTCCTTATGTAGATGAAGCAATCGCGGTAATCGAGGAATCCGGGGTACGTTATCAGGTAAACCCGCTGGAAACGACGATGGAGGGAGATTTAACCGAGCTGTTTGCTGTTATCGAAAAAATGAACAAACGGATGATCGAGCTGGGGAGCCTTAATGTCATTTCCCAAGTAAAAATTCTTTACCAGCCCGACGGCGCTTCCATGGATAAACTGACGGAGAAATACCGTAAATGA
- a CDS encoding ABC transporter substrate-binding protein: MKKLLILLTALLLLAAGCSSEENSGSQEKDALKKVSLVLDWTPNTNHTGIYAAQEKGYFKEEGLDVEILMPGEAGADQLVASGKADFGIGAQEALTEARVQDIPIVSIAAIIQHNTSGFASPKEKGITSPKDFEGKTYGGWGAPVEKAVIDSLMKQENADVEKVDIVNMGDTDFFTAVERDIDFAWIYYGWTGVEAELRGKELNMQYLTDYSEKLDYYTPVLTTSEQKIADEPETVEAFVAAVSKGYQFAADQPDEAADILIDAVPDLDAELVKASQQWLSPKYQDDAPRWGEQQQQVWENYADWMYDNGLLDHELEAEKAFTNKFLPDGGEENNE, encoded by the coding sequence ATGAAAAAGTTACTAATTTTACTTACCGCCCTGCTGCTGTTGGCAGCTGGCTGCAGTAGCGAAGAGAACTCCGGTTCACAAGAAAAGGACGCATTAAAGAAAGTGTCCCTCGTGCTGGATTGGACGCCTAATACAAACCACACTGGCATATATGCTGCTCAGGAAAAGGGATATTTCAAGGAAGAAGGGCTCGATGTGGAAATTCTGATGCCCGGAGAAGCAGGGGCAGATCAATTAGTCGCATCTGGGAAAGCAGATTTTGGAATAGGCGCCCAGGAAGCCTTGACGGAAGCCCGTGTACAAGATATACCGATTGTTTCGATTGCTGCCATTATTCAGCATAATACTTCCGGTTTTGCTTCACCAAAAGAAAAAGGAATCACTTCGCCAAAAGATTTTGAAGGAAAAACGTATGGCGGTTGGGGTGCACCCGTGGAGAAAGCGGTGATCGATTCCCTAATGAAGCAGGAAAATGCCGATGTAGAAAAAGTCGATATCGTCAATATGGGAGATACTGACTTCTTTACAGCAGTCGAGCGTGATATTGACTTCGCCTGGATTTATTACGGCTGGACCGGCGTTGAAGCAGAGCTTCGCGGGAAAGAGTTGAATATGCAGTACCTGACAGACTACTCCGAAAAACTGGACTACTATACACCTGTACTCACGACAAGTGAACAGAAAATCGCCGATGAGCCAGAGACCGTCGAAGCCTTCGTAGCTGCCGTTTCCAAAGGTTATCAGTTTGCAGCGGATCAGCCAGATGAAGCCGCCGACATTCTCATTGATGCGGTTCCAGATTTGGACGCCGAACTGGTTAAAGCGAGTCAGCAATGGTTGTCTCCGAAATATCAGGATGATGCACCCCGATGGGGCGAACAACAACAGCAAGTCTGGGAAAACTATGCCGACTGGATGTATGACAATGGCCTGCTCGATCATGAGTTAGAAGCCGAAAAAGCTTTCACCAACAAATTTTTACCGGACGGAGGAGAAGAAAACAATGAGTGA